One Thauera sp. K11 DNA window includes the following coding sequences:
- a CDS encoding ABC transporter substrate-binding protein codes for MSRCRRPSSIACCLAASRWLVGAFLGRFAAPCLLVLGLSAPAHALQVAVALSQPGGAQQAFAEALQRTLAGSGYKLLPAGNLADGLDEGALGRADLVIAAGSQAASTVLERFRRPTLAVMLSRGQWETLRARHPQAALSAIFLDQPAERQMRLVGAVLPRGGRLGVLYSTPSGEPDPELARAAAAAGLRLVPEAVAGAGEVIAGLERLLPNVDALLVLPDPVLSASSPARSILLTSYRFRRPIFAFSRAYVEAGALAAVFSAPDDVAADVADWVRKAGTTAGRLPPARPASPFQVAVNRQVARSLNIGVPADEQLRSLLQGGAP; via the coding sequence ATGTCGCGATGCCGCCGGCCGTCGTCGATCGCCTGCTGCCTTGCGGCCTCGCGGTGGCTCGTCGGCGCCTTTCTCGGCCGCTTCGCCGCGCCGTGCCTGCTCGTGCTGGGCCTGTCGGCGCCAGCGCACGCGCTGCAGGTCGCCGTGGCCCTGTCGCAGCCCGGCGGGGCGCAGCAGGCTTTCGCCGAGGCCCTGCAGCGGACGCTCGCCGGCAGCGGCTACAAGCTGCTGCCGGCAGGCAACCTCGCCGACGGGCTGGACGAAGGCGCGCTGGGCCGGGCCGATCTCGTCATCGCCGCGGGTTCGCAGGCAGCGTCCACCGTGCTCGAACGCTTTCGCCGGCCCACGCTGGCGGTGATGCTCAGCCGCGGCCAATGGGAGACACTGCGGGCGCGCCACCCGCAGGCCGCGCTGTCGGCCATCTTTCTCGATCAGCCCGCCGAGCGGCAGATGCGGCTGGTCGGCGCGGTGCTGCCGCGGGGAGGCCGCCTCGGCGTGCTCTACAGCACCCCGAGCGGCGAGCCCGATCCGGAGCTGGCGCGGGCCGCCGCGGCCGCCGGCCTCAGGCTGGTGCCCGAAGCCGTCGCCGGGGCCGGCGAGGTCATCGCCGGCCTCGAACGGCTGCTGCCGAACGTGGACGCATTGCTGGTGCTGCCTGATCCGGTGCTGTCGGCATCCAGCCCGGCGCGCTCCATCCTGCTCACCAGCTACCGCTTCAGGCGGCCGATCTTCGCCTTTTCGCGCGCCTACGTCGAAGCGGGGGCGCTGGCCGCGGTCTTCAGCGCGCCCGACGACGTGGCGGCGGACGTCGCCGACTGGGTCCGCAAGGCCGGCACCACGGCGGGCCGGCTGCCGCCGGCGCGGCCTGCGTCGCCCTTCCAGGTGGCGGTCAACCGGCAGGTGGCGCGCTCGCTCAACATCGGCGTCCCCGCCGACGAACAATTGCGGAGCCTGCTGCAGGGAGGCGCACCATGA
- a CDS encoding GGDEF domain-containing protein, with product MRTARALTLTQRLLLTVLVPVSLLSVLISILYLDREAELTEQATRDRGMAMVSFLAPAAEYGVISGNAVNLRSLLAAALAQQDVVAAAIYDRSGELGAVGDSPAIVDLGRVAATVAPRLVGASAGRYAFAAPVTSQPVAVDDLGAATAAAPAPEVIGWVYVELDTRSYAARRRMTALTVLAFAFATMIGTGVLAVRLARSVGEPVGRLVDAVRRMAAGDLDVRVAVGGGQELGELQQGFNNMARSIADATHNLQARVEEATGQLAYQALHDPLTGLPNRRAFEQALEDAVLASRRAADHGALCFIDLDRFKEVNDTCGHAAGDALLQEIGDLIRHRVRAQDLICRVGGDEFALILRGCSPEDARRIAEGLGEAVETHAFEWDGRTFRVGASIGLARIDDHTRSPSDVLKAADIACYEAKRNGRGRVVESGRAVVPKGKPA from the coding sequence ATGAGGACGGCGCGCGCGCTGACATTGACGCAAAGACTGCTGCTGACGGTGCTGGTGCCGGTCTCGCTGCTCTCGGTGCTCATCAGCATCCTCTATCTCGACCGCGAGGCGGAACTGACCGAGCAGGCGACGCGCGACCGCGGCATGGCGATGGTCAGCTTTCTCGCGCCCGCGGCCGAATACGGCGTCATCTCGGGCAATGCCGTGAACCTGCGCAGCCTGCTCGCTGCCGCGCTGGCGCAGCAGGACGTCGTCGCCGCGGCGATCTACGATCGCAGCGGCGAACTCGGCGCGGTGGGCGATTCCCCGGCCATCGTCGATCTCGGCCGGGTGGCGGCGACGGTGGCTCCGCGCCTCGTCGGCGCGAGCGCGGGGCGCTATGCCTTCGCGGCGCCGGTGACCTCGCAGCCCGTCGCGGTGGACGATCTGGGCGCCGCCACCGCCGCGGCGCCGGCGCCGGAAGTGATCGGCTGGGTGTATGTCGAACTCGACACCCGGTCGTATGCCGCGCGCCGCCGCATGACCGCGCTGACCGTGCTGGCGTTCGCGTTCGCGACGATGATCGGCACGGGCGTGCTCGCGGTGCGGCTGGCGCGCTCGGTGGGCGAGCCGGTGGGCCGCCTGGTGGACGCCGTCAGGCGCATGGCCGCGGGCGATCTCGACGTGCGCGTGGCGGTCGGCGGCGGCCAGGAACTCGGCGAGTTGCAGCAGGGCTTCAACAACATGGCCCGCTCGATCGCCGATGCGACCCACAACCTGCAGGCCAGGGTCGAGGAGGCCACCGGCCAGCTCGCCTATCAGGCGCTGCACGATCCGCTCACCGGCCTGCCCAACCGCCGCGCCTTCGAGCAGGCGCTGGAGGATGCGGTGCTGGCCTCGCGGCGGGCCGCGGACCACGGCGCGCTGTGCTTCATCGACCTCGACCGCTTCAAGGAGGTCAACGACACCTGCGGGCATGCGGCGGGCGACGCGCTGCTGCAGGAGATCGGCGACCTGATCCGGCATCGCGTGCGTGCGCAGGACCTGATCTGCCGCGTCGGCGGCGACGAGTTCGCCCTCATCCTGCGCGGCTGCAGCCCGGAGGATGCGCGCCGCATCGCCGAGGGGCTGGGCGAGGCGGTCGAGACCCATGCCTTCGAATGGGACGGCCGGACCTTCCGCGTCGGCGCCAGCATCGGCCTCGCCCGCATCGACGACCACACCCGCAGCCCGTCGGACGTGCTGAAGGCGGCCGACATCGCATGCTACGAAGCCAAGCGCAACGGGCGCGGCAGGGTGGTGGAGAGCGGCCGCGCCGTCGTGCCGAAGGGGAAGCCTGCCTAG